From the Streptomyces sp. SN-593 genome, the window CAACCGAGGTCAGAAGCCTGTAGAAGGCGTTGCGGTCCGTCTGCTCAGGGTCGTAGTCGATGCGCATGGGCCCCAGTATCCCTGCGCGGCTGCACTCCCCTAGCAGCGGATCGCGGCGCCGCCGAACGACGCGGCCCTCGGAACGCGGGACGACGGCGCCGGGAGGTCGGTCTCCGCGGCGGGGGCGCCGGCCTCGGGAGGACCGGAGGGGCGCATGCGGGGGGAAGACCGTCCCCGGATCAAGGGCGGGGCCGGAGCCGGTCGTCGAGCGCGGCGCCGACGTCGGGGCAGTTCTTCCGGATGGTGTCGAGGAAGGCGCGCAGCACCGGCGAGTGATCGCGGGCCGCGAAGGACAGGACGAGATCGGGCAGGGGCGTGCACGGGGTCACGTCACAGAACCGCACTCCCGGACGCGGGACCGCCCTCATGCGGGAAGGTCCCAGGCCGACGCCCACGCCCGTGGCGGCCAGGCCGATGATCGTGTGCACGTCCCTCGCGACGGTCGCGCCACCGAGAGCCGACGAGTCCGTGCCCAGCAGGGTACGCAGTCCGGCGACCACAGCCGGCTCGTCCGCGCCGGCCGACACGATCAGCGGCTGTCGCCGCAACTGAGCGGCACTGACCGACTGTTGACCCGCGTACGGGTGCGCCGTACCGACCACAGCGATCACGTGGTCGCGTCCGACGGGGACGGACACGAGATGCTCGGCTCCGGCACCCCGTGGGGGGCCGAGGGTGAAGGCCACGTCCAGTTCCCCGGCGACGAGGGCCGGGCCGCTGCGGCTGGTCGCCATCTCGTGCAGTTCCAGTCTCACATCGGGCCGTTCACGGCCGAACCGGCTCAGGACGCCCGGCAGCGGGTCGAGCAGTGCCGAGGCGACGAAGCCGAGGCGCAGGCGTCCCGTCTCGCCGCGCCCGGCCCGGCCCGCGTCGACCGTGGCCGCCGCGATCTCGTCGAGCGCCCGGCGCGCCCGCGCGAGGAACGCCTCGCCGGCGGCGGTCGGGAACACCCCCTGACGCGTGCGGTCGAACAGCCGCGTCCCGACCTCGCGCTCCAGATCGGCGATCTGCCTGGACAGCGGCGGCTGCGCGATGCCCAACTCGCCCGCCGCCCGGCCGAAGTGTTCGTGCTCGGCGAGGGCGACCGCGTACCGCAGGTGCCGCGCTTCCATGCCCCGCTCCCTGTCCCACCGACCGCTGGCGATACCTCAAAGGTATCGCCATGCCACTTACCGGATCTACGAAGGGATGGCGCAGGGGTTCCCGTCTGGAATGGGGCCATGGAGAACGCCTCTTCGACCGACACCGTCTTCGTCTTCGTGCACGGCGCCTGGCACGGCTCCGGACAGTGGGCGGCGACGCAGCGCGCCCTGGCCGGACTGGGTGCCGCAAGCGTGGCCGTCGACCTGCCGGGGCACGGGTTCGACGCCCCCCTGCCCACCGGATACCTGCTGCCCGGCCAGCCGGGCCTGCTGACCGAGAGGTCACAGCTCGCCGCCGTGACGATGGACGACTGCGCCGAGGCCGTACTGAGCGTCCTGCGCCAGGTGCGTCGCCATCGCACGGCCGTGCTCGTGGCGCACAGCGCGGGCGGCGGTCCGGCGTCCCTGGCCGCGGAGCGGGCGCCCGAACTGGTGGACCGGATCGTCTACCTGTCGGCTTTCGTCCCGGGCGGGCGGGCGCGGTTCTCCGACTATCTGGGCTCGCCCGAGAACGCCTCCGCGCTGGGCCGGAACCTGGATCTCGGCGACCCCGAAGCCCTGGGCGCCGTACGGATCAATCCGCTCTCGCCTGATCCCGCCTACCTCGACGAACTGCGGGAAACCCACTACCACGACACCCCCCTGGACCGCTTCGACCGGTGGCGGTCCGCGCTGAGCCCCGATCTGCCCCTGGCGATACCGACGGCTCCGGTCACCCTGACCGCAACACGGTGGGGACGGATTCCACGGACCTTCCTGCGCTGCGCCGAGGACCGGGCGCTGGCACCGGCCGCGCAGGACCTGATGATCGCGGAAGCCGACCGGGCCTTCCCTCGCAGCCCGTTCACCGTGCGTACCCTGCCCGGCAGCCACACCCCGTTCGCCGCCCGGCCGGGCGAGCTGGCCACGGTCCTCGTCTCGTGAGCCGCGCACCGTCGACAGGACGATCCCCGCGCTGCCGGACGGCTCCGGTGGTCGCCCACGGTTCCGCCTTCACCCGCCGCTCGACACCCGCCATCCGCCACCCGCCATCCGCCGCTCGCTGGGCGCTCTGTGCCGGACGGGGCTTCGGTGACCCGTGGTTCGGGCACTTCGCATGTTTCCTCCCTCAAGTGATCAGATAGTCATCCCAGGCATCTTGCGCCGATGTGGAGATCTTGTGCAGGATCGTCGTGGCCGGTGGGGAACCGGCCAACGAGACCCACGGAGCGTGACGTGCCCGATCTCGCGGAATCGCGCTCCGCGTCCTTCGACCGAGCGACCCCGGGTGTGCCGCGGCACGCACCGCGCCGCGCCCACGCCGCCGACGACTTCTCCGGCGGCCGGCCCCGCCTGATCGCGCTCATCCCGGCGCACAACGAGCAGGACCGTATCGCCGAGGCGATCGACGGCCTGTACGCCCAGACGCGGCGCCCGGACCTCGTCGTGGTCGTCGCCGACAACTGCACCGACGCCACCGTGCGGGTCGCACGGGAAGCGGGCGCCGAGGTCTTCGAGACCCGGGGCAACACCCACAAGAAGGCCGGCGCGCTCAACCAGGCCATCGCGTGGGCGCTCCCCCACCTGTCGGACCGCGACCTGGTCCTCGTGCAGGACGCCGACACCGTGCTCAGCCCCTGGTTCGTGCAGACCGCCGAGGGAACCTTCAACCGCAGGGTGGGCGCGGTCGGCGGGGTGTTCTACGGAGAGCAGGGCGGCGGGCTGCTCGGCCTGCTCCAGCGCATGGAGTTCCACCGCTACGCCTGGGAGGTCGAGCGCAGGGGCGGGAAGGCGTCGGTGCTGACCGGCACCGGGACGATGTTCCGCGCACGCGTCCTGAGGGAGGTCCGCGCCTCCCGCCGGGAAGGCCGGATCGGCGGCGGCTCGGACTACTACAGCCTCGCCTCCCTGACCGAGGACGACGAGATCACCAAGGCCGTCAAGACCCTCGGCTACCGCACGATGTCGCCCGCCGGCTGCGCGGTGACCACCGAGGTGATGACCACCTGGCCCAAGCTGTGGCACCAGCGGATGCGCTGGCAGCGCGGGGCGTTGGAGAACCTGCGGGACTACGGCTGGACGCGCGTGACGGCGCGGTACTTCGTGCAGCAGTTCATGATGGGGTTCGGCGCGGTCAGCTTCCTCGTCTACCTGTCCTTCATGGCCTTCACGCTCAGCTCGTACGGCTGGCCGGGCCTGTCGCCGTTCTGGACGGCCATCGGCGCCCTCTTCCTGGTGGAGAAGGTGGTCTCGGTGCGCAGGGCCGGCCCGCGCGCGGTCGTCGTGGCCGCGCTGATGGTGCCCGAGATGCTCTACGACCTCTTCCAGCACGCCGTGTACTTCTCCTCGTTGTGGGGGCTGTTGCGCCGCAGCGAGGAGAAGTGGGTCGCCACCTGATCCGGGCGATGTCCCCCTGCTTCCCCCCACGTCGCTCAACCTGTCAACCCGTCAACCCGTCAACACAGAGGAGACAAGGACCATGTACGGAAGAACCATCGGCGCCGGCACCACCGGCACCGCGGGGGCCACGCTGGCGGCGACCGGCGTGTGGGCGCACAGCGTGGCGCTGTTCGTCGCGGCCGCCACCCTGGTGGCGGCCGGCCTGGCGCTCTACAAGCTGGCCCCGCGGCGCCGCGCCCGCTGACCCGGGGCGCGCAGGTGCGCGTCGGAGTCCCGGTCGACCCCGCGGGGCCGGCCGGGACTGCGGGGCAGACGGGGACTGCGGGGCGGACCGGGATTGCGACGGGGCCGCCGATCAGAGCTTGCGGGTGTCGCGCGGCTCGACGTAGGGCTCCTCGCCGAGGGGCTGCCCGCCTTCCTCCGCCCGGGCGCGCTCGGATTCCGCGCTGTACTCCAGGCCCAGGAGCAGGGCGATGTTGGAGATCCAGAGCCAGACGAGGAAGATGATCACTCCGGCGAAGGTGCCGTAGGTCTTGTTGTAGCTGCTGAAGTTGGCGACGTAGACGGCGAAGAGCGCCGAGGCGACGATCCACAGCAGGACGCTCAGCAGGCTGCCGCGGGTGACCCAGGCGAACTTGTGCCTGACGTTCGGTGCCGCCCAGTGCAGCACCGCGACGACCAGGGCGAAGAGGACGACCATGACGGGCCACTTGGCGTAGTTCCACACCGTCACCGCGGTGTCGCCCATCCCGAGAATGTGCCCGGTCCGGCGGGCCAGGCTGCCGGTGAACACGATTCCCACGGAGATCGCGGCCAGGACGATGACGATGAAGACGGTGATCGCGAACCGGGTGGGCAGTGCCTTCCACGCCGGGCGCCCCTCCCCGATGTCGTAGACCGCGTTGCCGGCCCGCATGAAGGCCGCCACGTACCCCGAGGCCGACCACAGGGCGACCACGACCCCGATGATCAGCGGGATGAGGGCCTTGTTCCCGCTGGCCTGGACCTGGGACACGATGCTGGTGAGGGTGGACCGTACGGCGCCGGGCGCCACGCTGGTGATGTTGTCGGTCAGCGACTTGGCGGACGACTTGCTCAGGAGCCCGACGATCGAGACGAGGGCCAGCAGCGCCGGGAAGATCGCCAGGATCGCGTAGTACGTCAGTGCCGCGGCCAGGTCGGCCAGGTTGTCGGCCTTGTACTCCTTGAGGGTGCGTTTCAGGATTCCGCGCGAGGAGCCCTCGGGCAGGTC encodes:
- a CDS encoding LysR family transcriptional regulator yields the protein MEARHLRYAVALAEHEHFGRAAGELGIAQPPLSRQIADLEREVGTRLFDRTRQGVFPTAAGEAFLARARRALDEIAAATVDAGRAGRGETGRLRLGFVASALLDPLPGVLSRFGRERPDVRLELHEMATSRSGPALVAGELDVAFTLGPPRGAGAEHLVSVPVGRDHVIAVVGTAHPYAGQQSVSAAQLRRQPLIVSAGADEPAVVAGLRTLLGTDSSALGGATVARDVHTIIGLAATGVGVGLGPSRMRAVPRPGVRFCDVTPCTPLPDLVLSFAARDHSPVLRAFLDTIRKNCPDVGAALDDRLRPRP
- a CDS encoding alpha/beta hydrolase, with the protein product MENASSTDTVFVFVHGAWHGSGQWAATQRALAGLGAASVAVDLPGHGFDAPLPTGYLLPGQPGLLTERSQLAAVTMDDCAEAVLSVLRQVRRHRTAVLVAHSAGGGPASLAAERAPELVDRIVYLSAFVPGGRARFSDYLGSPENASALGRNLDLGDPEALGAVRINPLSPDPAYLDELRETHYHDTPLDRFDRWRSALSPDLPLAIPTAPVTLTATRWGRIPRTFLRCAEDRALAPAAQDLMIAEADRAFPRSPFTVRTLPGSHTPFAARPGELATVLVS
- a CDS encoding glycosyltransferase family 2 protein, producing the protein MPDLAESRSASFDRATPGVPRHAPRRAHAADDFSGGRPRLIALIPAHNEQDRIAEAIDGLYAQTRRPDLVVVVADNCTDATVRVAREAGAEVFETRGNTHKKAGALNQAIAWALPHLSDRDLVLVQDADTVLSPWFVQTAEGTFNRRVGAVGGVFYGEQGGGLLGLLQRMEFHRYAWEVERRGGKASVLTGTGTMFRARVLREVRASRREGRIGGGSDYYSLASLTEDDEITKAVKTLGYRTMSPAGCAVTTEVMTTWPKLWHQRMRWQRGALENLRDYGWTRVTARYFVQQFMMGFGAVSFLVYLSFMAFTLSSYGWPGLSPFWTAIGALFLVEKVVSVRRAGPRAVVVAALMVPEMLYDLFQHAVYFSSLWGLLRRSEEKWVAT
- a CDS encoding YihY/virulence factor BrkB family protein, which produces MERPEPEHTGATVHEPGRAPEKPSDLPEGSSRGILKRTLKEYKADNLADLAAALTYYAILAIFPALLALVSIVGLLSKSSAKSLTDNITSVAPGAVRSTLTSIVSQVQASGNKALIPLIIGVVVALWSASGYVAAFMRAGNAVYDIGEGRPAWKALPTRFAITVFIVIVLAAISVGIVFTGSLARRTGHILGMGDTAVTVWNYAKWPVMVVLFALVVAVLHWAAPNVRHKFAWVTRGSLLSVLLWIVASALFAVYVANFSSYNKTYGTFAGVIIFLVWLWISNIALLLGLEYSAESERARAEEGGQPLGEEPYVEPRDTRKL